In one Phyllostomus discolor isolate MPI-MPIP mPhyDis1 chromosome 8, mPhyDis1.pri.v3, whole genome shotgun sequence genomic region, the following are encoded:
- the ABCE1 gene encoding ATP-binding cassette sub-family E member 1 — protein sequence MADKLTRIAIVNHDKCKPKKCRQECKKSCPVVRMGKLCIEVTPQSKIAWISETLCIGCGICIKKCPFGALSIVNLPSNLEKETTHRYCANAFKLHRLPIPRPGEVLGLVGTNGIGKSTALKILAGKQKPNLGKYDDPPDWQEILTYFRGSELQNYFTKILEDDLKAIIKPQYVDQIPKAAKGTVGSILDRKDETKTQAIVCQQLDLTHLKERNVEDLSGGELQRFACAVVCIQKADIFMFDEPSSYLDVKQRLKAAITIRSLINPDRYIIVVEHDLSVLDYLSDFICCLYGVPSAYGVVTMPFSVREGINIFLDGYVPTENLRFRDASLVFKVAETANEEEVKKMCMYKYPGMKKKMGEFELGIVAGEFTDSEIMVMLGENGTGKTTFIRMLAGRLKPDEGGEVPVLNVSYKPQKISPKSTGSVRQLLHEKIRDAYTHPQFVTDVMKPLQIENIIDQEVQTLSGGELQRVALALCLGKPADVYLIDEPSAYLDSEQRLMAARVVKRFILHAKKTAFVVEHDFIMATYLADRVIVFDGVPSKNTVANSPQTLLAGMNKFLSQLEITFRRDPNNYRPRINKLNSIKDVEQKKSGNYFFLDD from the exons ATGGCAGATAAATTAACGAGGATTGCCATTGTCAACCACGACAAGTGCAAACCTAAGAAATGTCGGCAGGAGTGCAAGAAGAGTTGCCCTGTGGTTCGAATGG GAAAATTATGCATCGAAGTTACACCCCAGAGCAAAATAGCTTGGATTTCTGAAACTCTTTGTATTGGTTGTGGTATTTGTATTAAG AAATGCCCCTTTGGGGCCTTATCAATTGTCAATTTACCAAGCAACttggaaaaagaaacaacacatCGATATTGTGCCAATGCCTTCAAACTTCACAG GTTGCCTATCCCTCGTCCAGGTGAAGTTTTGGGATTAGTTGGAACTAATGGTATTGGAAAAtcaactgctttaaaaatattagcaggAAAGCAAAAGCCAAACCTCGGAAAGTACGAT GATCCACCTGATTGGCAAGAAATTTTGACTTACTTCCGTGGATCTGAGTTGCAAAATTACTTTACCAAGATTCTAGAAGATGACTTAAAAGCTATCATCAAACCTCAATACGTAGACCAGATTCCCAAGGCTGCAAAG GGGACAGTGGGGTCTATTTTGGACCGAAAGGATGAAACAAAGACACAGGCAATTGTATGTCAACAACTTG ATTTAACGCATCTGAAAGAACGAAATGTGGAAGATCTCTCAGGAGGAGAGTTGCAGAGATTTGCTTGTGCTGTCGTTTGCATACAGAAAGCTGACAT TTTCATGTTTGACGAGCCTTCTAGTTACCTGGACGTAAAGCAGCGTTTGAAGGCTGCCATCACCATCCGGTCTCTGATAAACCCAGATAG atatatcattgtggtGGAGCATGATCTAAGTGTATTAGATTATCTCTCTGACTTCATCTGCTGTTTGTATGGCGTGCCAAGTGCTTACGGTGTTGTCACTATGCCTTTTAGTGTAAGAGAAG GCATAAACATTTTTTTGGATGGCTACGTTCCAACAGAAAATTTGAGATTCAGAGATGCGTCACTTGTTTTTAAAGTGGCTGAGACAGCAAACGAAGAAGAAGTGAAAAAGATGTGCATGTACAAATACCCTGGGATGAAGAAAAAGATGGGAGAGTTTGAGCTGGGAATTGTAGCTGGAGAGTTCACAGATTCCGAAATCATGGTGATGCTGGGGGAAAACG GTACTGGTAAAACGACATTCATCAGAATGCTCGCTGGGAGACTTAAACCTGATGAAGGAG GAGAAGTACCGGTTTTAAATGTCAGTTACAAGCCGCAGAAAATCAGTCCCAAGTCAACT GGAAGTGTTCGACAGTTGCTACATGAAAAGATACGAGATGCTTACACTCATCCACAATTTGTGACTGATGTGATGAAGCCTCTGCAAATTGAAAACATCATTGATCAGGAG GTGCAGACGTTATCTGGTGGCGAACTGCAGCGAGTGGCACTAGCTCTTTGTTTGGGCAAACCTGCTGACGTCTATTTAATCGATGAACCGTCTGCGTATTTGGATTCTGAGCAGAGATTGATGGCAGCCCGAGTTGTCAAACG TTTCATACTCCATGCCAAGAAGACAGCCTTTGTGGTAGAGCATGACTTCATCATGGCCACCTACCTAGCAGATCGAGTCATCGTTTTCGATGGTGTGCCATCTAAAAACACAGTAGCCAACAG